One genomic region from Lysobacterales bacterium encodes:
- the glmM gene encoding phosphoglucosamine mutase, protein MSGKRWFGTDGIRGRVGEGPISADFVLKLGWAAGRVLAREGHASVVIGKDTRISGYMFESALEAGLVAAGANVMLLGPMPTPGVALLTRQLGADAGIVISASHNPHYDNGIKFFSADGEKLTDEVEHAIEAELERAFSTVDSEQLGKAVRICDAAQRYSSFCKSTVDKGFSLRGMKIVLDCAHGANYQIAPELFRELGADVISMGASPDGLNINQDCGSTHMSSLQALVRGSGAALGIAFDGDGDRVLFVDADGEIVDGDAQIYILACDRLAKGETLGTVVGTLMTNYGLERAFAQRGIAFARAKVGDRYVLEQLKAHGGRIGGEASGHILVLDKASTGDGIVSALQVLQAVRRSGKSLKALLEGLSWIPQKTVNVRITPGAKPLESAGVQAEAKAAEARLEGRGRLVLRASGTEPLIRITVEADDEALLLDVQRRLRDAVEQAL, encoded by the coding sequence ATGAGCGGCAAGCGCTGGTTCGGCACCGATGGCATCCGCGGCCGCGTCGGCGAAGGCCCGATCTCAGCCGACTTCGTGCTGAAGCTCGGCTGGGCCGCGGGCCGCGTGCTGGCCCGCGAAGGCCACGCCAGCGTGGTCATCGGCAAGGACACGCGCATCAGCGGCTACATGTTCGAGTCGGCGCTGGAGGCTGGCCTGGTCGCTGCCGGCGCCAACGTGATGCTGCTGGGGCCGATGCCGACGCCGGGCGTGGCCCTGCTGACCCGCCAGCTCGGCGCGGACGCCGGCATCGTTATCAGCGCCTCGCACAATCCGCACTACGACAACGGCATCAAGTTCTTCTCGGCTGACGGCGAGAAGCTCACCGATGAGGTCGAGCATGCCATCGAGGCCGAGCTGGAGCGCGCCTTCAGCACGGTCGACTCCGAGCAGCTGGGCAAGGCCGTGCGCATTTGCGATGCCGCGCAGCGCTACAGCAGTTTCTGCAAGTCGACGGTCGACAAGGGCTTCAGCCTGCGCGGCATGAAGATCGTGCTCGACTGCGCCCACGGTGCGAACTACCAGATCGCGCCTGAACTGTTCCGCGAACTTGGCGCCGACGTGATCTCGATGGGCGCCTCGCCCGACGGACTCAACATCAACCAGGACTGCGGCAGTACCCACATGAGCAGCCTGCAGGCCCTGGTGCGCGGTTCGGGCGCCGCACTCGGCATCGCCTTCGACGGCGACGGCGACCGCGTGCTGTTCGTCGACGCTGACGGCGAGATCGTCGACGGCGATGCGCAGATCTACATCCTCGCCTGCGACCGCCTGGCGAAGGGAGAGACGTTGGGCACCGTGGTCGGCACGCTGATGACCAACTACGGCCTCGAACGCGCCTTCGCGCAGCGCGGCATCGCGTTCGCGCGCGCCAAGGTCGGCGACCGCTACGTGCTGGAGCAGCTGAAGGCCCACGGCGGGCGGATCGGCGGCGAGGCCTCGGGCCATATCCTGGTGCTCGACAAGGCCAGCACCGGCGACGGCATCGTCAGCGCGCTGCAGGTCTTGCAGGCCGTGCGGCGCAGTGGAAAATCGCTCAAGGCCCTGCTGGAAGGGCTGAGCTGGATCCCGCAGAAAACCGTGAATGTGCGCATCACCCCAGGCGCCAAGCCGCTGGAGTCGGCAGGGGTGCAGGCGGAGGCCAAGGCGGCCGAAGCCCGGCTTGAGGGCAGGGGACGTCTGGTCCTGCGCGCCTCCGGCACCGAACCGCTGATCCGGATCACCGTGGAGGCGGACGACGAAGCCTTGCTGCTGGATGTGCAGCGTCGCTTGCGCGACGCCGTGGAACAGGCGTTGTAG
- a CDS encoding isopenicillin N synthase family oxygenase has protein sequence MSIPTLDIRRFDTDRDAFVAELGAAYREWGFCGIRGHGIPQAQIDRAYDVFHRFFALPEAVKKQYHVPGGGGARGYTPFGIETAKGAKHFDLKEFWHVGREIARDSKYADVMPANLWPSEIADFREVAYGLYTTLDQLGSRVLSALALHIDLPADWFADKTNFGNSILRPIHYPPITADDIPNVRAGAHEDINLITLLVGASAAGLEVLSRKGEWVPFTADEDTIVVNIGDMLQRLTNHVYPSTTHRVTNPPGEAARKPRYSTPFFLHPNPDFLIETLPQCISAGNPNRYPEPISSHDYLMERLREIKLV, from the coding sequence ATGTCCATCCCCACCCTCGATATCCGCCGCTTTGACACCGACCGTGATGCCTTCGTCGCCGAGCTGGGCGCGGCGTATCGCGAATGGGGCTTCTGCGGCATTCGCGGCCACGGTATTCCGCAGGCGCAGATTGATCGCGCCTACGACGTGTTCCATCGCTTTTTTGCCTTGCCTGAAGCAGTGAAGAAGCAGTACCACGTGCCGGGCGGCGGCGGTGCACGCGGCTACACGCCCTTCGGCATCGAGACCGCCAAGGGTGCCAAGCACTTCGACCTGAAGGAGTTCTGGCACGTCGGCCGCGAGATCGCCCGCGACTCGAAGTACGCGGACGTGATGCCGGCCAATCTCTGGCCGAGCGAGATCGCCGACTTCCGCGAGGTCGCCTACGGCCTCTACACCACCCTCGACCAGCTGGGCTCGCGCGTGCTGTCGGCGCTGGCCCTGCACATCGACCTGCCGGCCGACTGGTTCGCCGACAAGACGAACTTCGGCAACTCGATCCTGCGGCCGATCCACTACCCGCCGATCACCGCCGACGACATCCCCAACGTGCGCGCCGGCGCGCATGAGGACATCAATCTGATCACCCTGCTGGTCGGCGCGTCTGCGGCCGGGCTGGAAGTGCTGTCGCGCAAGGGCGAGTGGGTGCCGTTCACCGCCGATGAGGACACCATCGTCGTCAACATCGGCGACATGCTGCAGCGCCTGACCAATCACGTGTATCCCTCGACCACACACCGGGTCACCAACCCGCCCGGCGAGGCCGCGCGCAAGCCGCGCTACTCCACGCCCTTCTTCCTGCATCCGAACCCGGACTTCCTGATCGAGACCCTGCCGCAGTGCATCTCGGCCGGGAACCCCAACCGCTACCCCGAGCCGATCAGCTCGCACGACTACCTGATGGAGCGGCTGCGCGAGATCAAGCTGGTTTGA
- a CDS encoding aldo/keto reductase, whose amino-acid sequence MNIHATRSLPRSRFHGLSPVVAGCWRMAGWGMDVDARIRWIEGCLELGVTSFDHADIYGDYAVEGLFGEALARAPGLRQRLQLVSKCGIRLVSPARPGHRIKSYDTSSAHIVASVDHSLHALRTDHLDLLLIHRPDPLLDVADVAGAFERLQRAGKVLRFGVSNFSPAQFELLDSAVELVTQQVELSPLARAVLHDGTLDQCQQLGVQPMLWSPLAGGRVLKGEGEDAQRVRAELERIGAELGESAASVAYAWGLRHPSRPLAITGSQRLEGIAEAVAATRLQLSREAWHALWTAGAGMRVP is encoded by the coding sequence ATGAACATCCACGCCACCCGCAGCCTGCCTCGCTCCCGTTTCCACGGACTCAGCCCCGTCGTCGCCGGCTGCTGGCGCATGGCCGGCTGGGGCATGGACGTCGATGCGCGCATCCGCTGGATCGAGGGCTGCCTCGAACTCGGCGTCACCAGCTTCGACCACGCCGACATCTACGGCGACTACGCGGTCGAGGGCCTGTTCGGCGAGGCGCTGGCGCGTGCGCCGGGCCTGCGTCAGCGCCTGCAGCTGGTCAGCAAGTGCGGCATCCGCCTGGTCTCGCCAGCGCGCCCCGGGCATCGCATCAAGAGTTACGACACCTCGTCGGCGCACATCGTTGCCAGCGTCGACCACAGCCTGCACGCGCTGCGCACCGACCATCTCGACCTGCTGCTGATCCATCGGCCCGATCCCCTGCTCGATGTGGCTGACGTCGCGGGCGCGTTCGAGCGTCTGCAGCGCGCGGGCAAGGTGCTGCGCTTTGGCGTGTCGAACTTCAGCCCGGCGCAGTTCGAGCTGCTGGATTCCGCGGTCGAGCTGGTGACCCAGCAGGTCGAGCTGAGCCCGCTGGCGCGCGCCGTGCTGCATGACGGCACCCTGGATCAGTGCCAGCAGCTCGGCGTGCAGCCGATGCTGTGGAGCCCGCTGGCCGGCGGCCGCGTGCTGAAGGGCGAGGGCGAGGACGCGCAGCGCGTGCGCGCCGAGCTTGAACGCATCGGCGCCGAACTCGGCGAGAGTGCGGCCAGCGTGGCCTATGCCTGGGGCCTGCGCCACCCGAGTCGGCCGCTGGCGATCACCGGCAGCCAGCGCCTTGAGGGCATTGCCGAGGCCGTCGCGGCCACGCGGCTGCAGCTGTCGCGCGAGGCGTGGCATGCGCTGTGGACGGCTGGCGCGGGGATGCGCGTGCCCTGA
- a CDS encoding FAD-dependent oxidoreductase, producing MPTESPLAVGSVERRRRVLKLMAALAASLVHASPQARPRETKGVLRVLVVGAGLAGLAAARSLSEGGIEVCVLEARDRIGGRVWTSRDGPWPLDLGASWIHGVEGNPITALADAAGAARVPTRYDSSRAFSEDGRPFDDADQRRLERLDARLAAAIAAAQEADEDQSLAYAVAPVLAALLDEDARGEALFRLNSWIEQEYADDLGALSSHWYDAAEAFDGDDALFVDGFASVLAPLSAGLDVRTGVEVVEVEHSPQGVRLRCADGSEHAADAAIVTVPLGVLKAGRPRFSPPLPSAMRTAIERLAMGVLNKCYLRFERVFWPDDSDWIEIVRRVPGRWAQWVSFARTTGWPVLLGFHAGSEARRLEGLDDATVVAEAMVALRQTFGPEVPDPIDHQITRWASDPWALGSYSLYPPGATPADRKALGRAIGPRLRLAGEATSMAHFGTAHGAYLSGREAARRLLASMADESADAD from the coding sequence ATGCCCACCGAATCACCCTTGGCAGTGGGTTCCGTCGAACGCCGACGCCGTGTGCTGAAGCTGATGGCGGCCTTGGCGGCGAGCCTTGTCCACGCATCGCCACAGGCGCGTCCGCGCGAGACGAAAGGCGTCCTGCGTGTCCTCGTTGTCGGCGCGGGTCTGGCGGGTCTCGCGGCGGCGCGCAGCCTGTCGGAGGGCGGTATCGAGGTCTGCGTCCTGGAAGCGCGCGATCGGATTGGCGGCCGCGTCTGGACGAGCCGCGACGGGCCCTGGCCGCTGGATCTCGGTGCCTCGTGGATCCACGGCGTGGAAGGCAATCCGATCACCGCGCTGGCAGACGCCGCGGGAGCCGCGCGGGTGCCCACCCGCTACGACTCGTCGCGCGCGTTCTCCGAAGACGGCCGGCCTTTCGACGACGCCGATCAGCGCCGGCTGGAACGTCTCGACGCGCGCCTGGCGGCCGCGATCGCGGCGGCGCAGGAGGCCGATGAGGATCAAAGCCTCGCCTACGCCGTAGCGCCCGTCCTGGCGGCGCTGCTGGATGAGGACGCGCGCGGGGAAGCGCTGTTTCGTCTGAACTCGTGGATCGAACAGGAGTACGCCGACGACCTCGGCGCACTGTCGAGCCACTGGTACGACGCGGCGGAGGCCTTCGATGGCGATGACGCGCTGTTCGTCGACGGCTTCGCCTCGGTGCTGGCGCCGCTGTCTGCGGGGCTCGACGTGCGTACGGGCGTGGAGGTGGTCGAGGTCGAGCATTCGCCGCAGGGCGTGCGGCTGCGCTGTGCCGACGGGTCCGAGCACGCCGCCGACGCCGCCATCGTCACCGTCCCGCTCGGCGTGCTCAAGGCCGGCCGCCCGCGGTTTTCGCCGCCGCTTCCCAGCGCCATGCGCACCGCCATCGAACGTCTGGCCATGGGCGTGCTCAACAAGTGCTACCTGCGCTTCGAGCGGGTGTTCTGGCCGGACGACAGCGACTGGATCGAAATCGTCCGGCGCGTTCCGGGGCGCTGGGCGCAGTGGGTCAGCTTCGCCCGCACGACCGGCTGGCCGGTGCTGCTCGGCTTCCACGCCGGCAGCGAGGCGCGGCGCCTGGAGGGGCTGGACGACGCAACGGTCGTGGCGGAGGCCATGGTCGCGCTGCGGCAGACGTTCGGCCCCGAGGTGCCCGATCCGATCGATCACCAGATCACGCGCTGGGCCAGCGATCCCTGGGCGCTCGGCTCCTATTCGCTGTATCCGCCCGGCGCGACGCCTGCCGATCGAAAAGCGCTCGGCCGCGCGATCGGCCCGCGACTGCGGCTGGCCGGCGAGGCCACCTCAATGGCGCATTTCGGTACGGCGCATGGCGCCTATCTGTCCGGCCGCGAGGCGGCGCGGCGGCTGCTGGCGTCGATGGCGGACGAGTCCGCGGACGCTGACTGA
- the rsxA gene encoding electron transport complex subunit RsxA, whose protein sequence is MSDVALLLFGAALVNNFVLAKFLGLCPFMGVSQRLDSALGLSLATAFVLTLSSGLAWALQAWLLEPLDLAHLRTLGFILVIAAVVQFTELLMRARAPLLYRVLGLYLPLITTNCAVLGVALLNVQARHSLLEALLQGLGAALGFALALLLFAQLRQRLALADVPTAFRGAPIALITAGLMALAFMGFAGMDR, encoded by the coding sequence ATGTCGGATGTCGCTCTGCTGCTGTTCGGTGCCGCCCTGGTCAACAACTTCGTGCTGGCGAAGTTCCTTGGCCTGTGCCCCTTCATGGGCGTCTCGCAGCGCCTGGACTCGGCGCTTGGCCTCTCGCTGGCCACCGCCTTTGTGTTGACCCTGTCCTCCGGCTTGGCCTGGGCGCTGCAGGCCTGGCTGCTGGAGCCGCTCGATCTCGCCCATCTGCGCACGCTGGGTTTCATTCTGGTGATCGCGGCGGTGGTGCAGTTCACCGAGCTGCTGATGCGCGCGCGCGCGCCCCTGCTCTACCGCGTGCTGGGCCTGTACCTGCCGCTGATCACCACCAACTGCGCGGTGCTCGGCGTGGCCCTGCTCAACGTGCAGGCCCGGCATTCGCTGCTGGAGGCGCTGCTGCAGGGCTTGGGCGCGGCGCTCGGTTTCGCCCTGGCCCTGCTGCTGTTCGCGCAGCTGCGCCAGCGCCTGGCGCTGGCCGACGTGCCGACCGCGTTCCGCGGCGCGCCGATCGCGCTGATCACCGCCGGCCTCATGGCGCTCGCCTTCATGGGCTTCGCCGGCATGGACCGCTGA
- a CDS encoding alpha/beta hydrolase: MRVLKRLGLGLVALLAVLAVLPYLLPMPGRDLPPRKSPYLEGRFVEVCGLRWHFQRWLPKDQPARARVVLIHGFAGSTFSWRLTGPALAEAGHEVLAIDLPPYGYTSRAQPDQPLAACLARIVRDEPGELPVIAVGHSMGASVAARLAAELESRAAGVVLVDGGLGGRGRPPGRLAGLLQYPPFSRWAEVAAHYYMLEPERFSQTLASAYGREPSEAEIEGYRTPLLLAGTAPRVLARGGAAEPLDTARLPARQLIVWGRQDAWVPPAVAERTAEALPQAQLAWIDEAGHNPMETHPQAFMRLLGDFIDASVPAQAPADPGAAAPAVPTPTTPASSGEG; this comes from the coding sequence ATGCGCGTGTTGAAGCGATTGGGCCTTGGGCTCGTGGCTCTGCTGGCGGTGCTGGCCGTGCTGCCGTATCTGCTGCCGATGCCCGGCCGCGACCTGCCGCCGCGCAAGTCGCCTTATCTCGAAGGCCGCTTCGTCGAGGTTTGCGGGCTGCGCTGGCACTTCCAGCGCTGGCTGCCCAAGGATCAGCCCGCCCGTGCGCGCGTGGTGCTCATCCACGGCTTTGCAGGATCGACTTTCTCCTGGCGCCTGACGGGCCCGGCGCTGGCCGAGGCGGGACACGAGGTGCTGGCCATCGACTTGCCGCCCTACGGCTACACCAGCCGCGCCCAGCCCGATCAGCCGCTGGCCGCGTGTCTCGCCCGCATCGTGCGCGACGAGCCCGGTGAGCTGCCGGTCATCGCCGTCGGCCACTCGATGGGCGCCAGCGTGGCCGCGCGTCTCGCCGCCGAGCTGGAATCGCGCGCGGCGGGCGTGGTGCTGGTGGACGGCGGCCTGGGGGGGCGCGGCCGTCCGCCGGGCCGCCTGGCCGGCCTGCTGCAGTACCCGCCGTTCTCGCGCTGGGCCGAAGTGGCCGCGCACTACTACATGCTGGAGCCCGAGCGCTTCAGCCAGACCCTGGCATCCGCCTACGGGCGTGAACCCAGCGAAGCCGAAATCGAGGGCTACCGCACGCCGCTGCTGCTGGCGGGCACGGCGCCGCGCGTGCTCGCGCGCGGCGGCGCGGCCGAACCGCTCGACACCGCGCGTCTGCCCGCGCGGCAGCTGATCGTCTGGGGCCGGCAGGACGCCTGGGTGCCGCCGGCCGTGGCCGAACGCACGGCCGAGGCTTTGCCGCAGGCGCAGCTCGCCTGGATCGATGAGGCCGGCCACAACCCGATGGAAACGCACCCGCAGGCGTTCATGCGCCTGCTGGGAGATTTCATCGACGCCAGCGTGCCCGCGCAGGCGCCGGCTGATCCTGGCGCAGCGGCCCCGGCCGTGCCGACGCCGACGACGCCAGCGTCCAGCGGCGAGGGCTGA
- a CDS encoding ABC transporter ATP-binding protein, with protein sequence MRLELIDCAVGYDGRAVLAGVNLAIEAGEIGCLLGPSGAGKTSLLRAIAGFAPLYAGRIQSRAADAEPRVLSGPGVQLPPERRDIGMVFQDHALLPHLTALGNVMFGLFRLPRREAEGRAQRMLALVGLAGFEPRYPHELSGGQQQRVALARALAPRPALVLLDEPFSSLDPDLRERLALDVRAALKAEGVGALLITHSQVEAFAMADHIGVVAEGALQQWDSAYALYHQPANAIVARFVGEGVFVPASSLGDQRLQTPLGEARTPRNGHAPGQRLQLLLRPDDVVHDDASPLQAQVIARAFRGADFLYTLRLDTGERLLSLVPSHHDHAIGQRIGIRLDLEHVVAFAAD encoded by the coding sequence ATGCGGCTTGAACTGATCGACTGCGCGGTGGGCTACGACGGTCGCGCCGTGCTGGCCGGCGTCAACCTCGCCATCGAGGCCGGCGAGATCGGCTGCCTGCTCGGGCCGTCCGGCGCCGGCAAGACCAGCCTGCTGCGCGCCATCGCCGGCTTCGCGCCGCTGTACGCCGGGCGCATCCAGAGTCGCGCAGCCGACGCCGAGCCGCGCGTGCTCAGCGGCCCCGGCGTGCAGCTGCCGCCGGAGCGGCGCGACATCGGCATGGTCTTCCAGGACCACGCCCTGCTGCCTCACCTCACCGCGCTCGGCAACGTGATGTTCGGCCTGTTCCGCCTGCCGCGCCGCGAGGCCGAGGGGCGCGCGCAGCGCATGCTGGCGCTGGTCGGCCTGGCCGGCTTCGAGCCCCGTTACCCGCATGAACTGTCCGGCGGCCAGCAGCAGCGCGTGGCGCTGGCCCGCGCGCTGGCGCCGCGGCCGGCCCTGGTGCTTCTGGATGAACCGTTTTCGAGCCTCGACCCCGACCTGCGCGAACGTCTGGCGCTGGACGTGCGCGCCGCACTCAAGGCCGAAGGCGTGGGCGCGCTGCTGATCACCCACTCGCAGGTCGAGGCCTTCGCCATGGCCGACCACATCGGCGTGGTCGCCGAGGGCGCGCTGCAGCAGTGGGACAGTGCCTATGCGCTGTACCACCAGCCGGCCAACGCGATCGTGGCGCGCTTCGTCGGCGAGGGTGTGTTCGTCCCTGCAAGCAGCCTCGGCGACCAGCGACTGCAGACGCCGCTGGGCGAAGCGCGCACGCCGCGCAACGGCCACGCCCCGGGCCAGCGCCTGCAGCTGCTGCTGCGGCCTGACGACGTGGTCCACGACGACGCCAGCCCGCTGCAGGCGCAGGTGATCGCCCGCGCCTTCCGCGGCGCCGATTTCCTCTACACGCTGCGGCTCGACACGGGTGAGCGCCTGCTGTCGCTGGTGCCCAGCCACCACGACCACGCCATCGGCCAGCGCATCGGCATCCGTCTTGACCTGGAGCACGTCGTCGCCTTTGCGGCCGACTGA
- a CDS encoding iron ABC transporter permease, with the protein MLGHLWQHTLPRVSLNTLWLLLGVGVGTVLLGTALAALVALTDFPGRRVFRWALVLPLALPGYVFAVAFIGLFDYSGAFATLLREHGLMLPEIRSRGGVIAVMTLALFPYVYLVASDAFASQGARALEAARALGMSPQRAFLRAALPLARPFIAGGVLLVLMETLADFGTVAAFNYDTFTSAIYSAWFAMFSTDTALQIAAVMLLAVIALVLLEAHSRRRQSFVQLGAVSAARLPLGRWRWAATALCALVFALAFALPVARLGWIAAAHLHELDARYVEFVWNGVLLSAMAAALTVAAALVLALAAREQPGLLSTLALRIGTVGYGLPGALLAIGLYVPVTRASGWLLDRLQIDMALTGGLGLLLIAYGVRFTAVAHAPVSAALLRVRDSHLEAAQLLGVTGLRRLQQVHWPLLRGGLATAALLVFVDVMKEMPITLMMRPFGWNTLATRVFELTNEGEWRRAALPALSIVAVGLIPVLLLTRRARDAA; encoded by the coding sequence ATGCTCGGCCACCTGTGGCAGCACACGCTGCCGCGGGTGTCCCTCAACACCCTGTGGCTGCTGCTGGGTGTGGGCGTGGGCACGGTGCTGCTCGGCACCGCCCTGGCCGCGCTGGTCGCACTCACCGACTTCCCCGGCCGGCGCGTCTTCCGCTGGGCGCTGGTGCTGCCGCTGGCCCTGCCGGGCTATGTGTTCGCGGTGGCCTTTATCGGCCTGTTCGACTACAGCGGCGCCTTCGCCACCCTGCTGCGCGAGCACGGTCTGATGCTGCCCGAGATCCGCTCGCGCGGCGGCGTGATCGCGGTGATGACGCTGGCGCTGTTTCCCTATGTCTATCTCGTCGCCAGCGATGCCTTCGCCAGCCAGGGCGCGCGCGCTCTCGAAGCCGCGCGCGCGCTGGGCATGTCGCCCCAGCGCGCCTTTCTGCGCGCGGCCCTGCCGCTGGCGCGCCCCTTCATCGCCGGCGGCGTGCTGCTGGTGCTGATGGAAACCCTGGCCGACTTCGGCACCGTGGCCGCCTTCAACTACGACACCTTCACCAGCGCGATCTACAGCGCCTGGTTCGCCATGTTCTCCACCGACACCGCCCTGCAGATCGCCGCCGTGATGCTGCTGGCGGTGATCGCCCTGGTGCTGCTGGAGGCGCATTCGCGCCGCCGGCAGTCCTTCGTGCAGCTGGGCGCGGTGAGCGCGGCCCGCCTGCCGCTGGGGCGCTGGCGCTGGGCCGCGACCGCGCTTTGCGCCCTGGTGTTCGCGCTGGCCTTCGCGCTGCCGGTGGCGCGGCTCGGCTGGATCGCCGCCGCACATCTGCACGAATTGGATGCGCGCTATGTCGAGTTCGTCTGGAACGGCGTGCTGCTGTCGGCGATGGCCGCCGCGCTCACCGTCGCCGCGGCCCTGGTGCTGGCGCTGGCTGCACGCGAGCAGCCGGGCCTGCTGAGCACGCTGGCGCTGCGCATCGGCACGGTGGGCTACGGCTTGCCGGGGGCGCTGCTGGCGATTGGCCTGTATGTGCCGGTGACCCGCGCCAGCGGCTGGCTGCTGGATCGTCTGCAGATCGACATGGCCCTGACCGGCGGCCTCGGCCTGCTGCTGATCGCCTACGGCGTGCGCTTCACCGCGGTCGCGCATGCGCCGGTGTCAGCCGCCCTGCTGCGCGTGCGCGACAGCCATCTGGAGGCCGCGCAGCTGCTCGGCGTCACCGGCCTGCGCCGACTGCAGCAGGTGCACTGGCCGCTGCTGCGCGGCGGGCTGGCCACCGCCGCCCTGCTGGTCTTTGTCGACGTGATGAAAGAAATGCCGATCACCCTGATGATGCGTCCCTTCGGCTGGAACACCTTGGCCACCCGAGTGTTCGAGCTGACCAACGAGGGCGAGTGGCGGCGTGCCGCCCTGCCTGCGCTCAGCATCGTCGCGGTCGGCCTGATCCCTGTACTTCTGCTGACGAGGCGCGCCCGCGATGCGGCTTGA
- a CDS encoding extracellular solute-binding protein translates to MRIRLPALAAPALAALAIALAPAAQAADLVVYTARNEQLIKPLFDRYTAETGVKIEYLTDKEAPLMARLQAEGARTEADVFMTVDAGNLWQAAQLGLLRAVESPVLEANIPAHLQDPENRWFGLSVRARTLIYNTDKVQPSELSTYEALAEAPWKGRLCLRTSKKVYNQSLVATLIENHGAEGAEAIVAGWVANLAAQPFASDDEVIQAVGAGRCDVGIANTYYFGRLKRDNPALPAAIFWPNQGEGQRGVHVNVSGAGITTHAKRPEAAQAFLEWLSAGEAQAKFASVNFEFPANAAVAVDPAVADWGPFRQDLINVSRAGALQVEATQLMDRVGYR, encoded by the coding sequence ATGCGCATCCGTCTCCCTGCCCTCGCCGCCCCTGCCCTCGCCGCGCTCGCCATCGCGCTGGCGCCGGCCGCCCAGGCCGCCGACCTCGTGGTCTACACCGCCCGCAACGAGCAGCTGATCAAGCCGCTGTTCGATCGCTACACCGCCGAAACCGGCGTCAAGATCGAGTACCTGACCGACAAGGAAGCGCCGCTGATGGCGCGCCTGCAGGCCGAAGGTGCCCGCACCGAAGCCGATGTGTTCATGACGGTCGATGCCGGCAACCTCTGGCAGGCCGCCCAGCTCGGCCTGCTGCGCGCGGTCGAGTCGCCGGTGCTGGAAGCCAATATCCCGGCCCATCTGCAGGACCCGGAGAACCGCTGGTTCGGTCTGTCGGTGCGCGCCCGCACCCTGATCTACAACACCGACAAGGTGCAGCCCTCCGAGCTCAGCACCTACGAGGCCCTGGCCGAGGCGCCCTGGAAGGGCCGGCTCTGCCTGCGCACGTCGAAGAAGGTCTACAACCAGAGCCTGGTCGCCACCCTGATCGAGAACCACGGCGCCGAGGGTGCCGAAGCCATCGTCGCCGGCTGGGTCGCCAACCTCGCGGCGCAGCCCTTCGCCAGCGATGACGAGGTGATCCAGGCGGTGGGCGCCGGCCGCTGCGACGTCGGCATCGCCAACACCTACTACTTCGGCCGCTTGAAGCGCGACAACCCGGCGCTGCCGGCGGCGATCTTCTGGCCCAACCAGGGCGAGGGCCAGCGCGGTGTGCACGTCAACGTGTCCGGCGCCGGCATCACCACCCACGCCAAGCGCCCCGAAGCCGCGCAGGCCTTCCTCGAATGGCTGTCCGCGGGCGAGGCCCAGGCCAAGTTCGCCTCGGTGAACTTCGAGTTCCCGGCCAACGCCGCAGTCGCGGTCGACCCCGCCGTCGCCGACTGGGGCCCCTTCCGTCAGGACCTGATCAACGTCTCGCGCGCCGGCGCGCTGCAGGTGGAGGCAACCCAGCTGATGGATCGTGTCGGCTATCGCTGA